AGAGGGATCGAGTAAACCAAAGTGAGTACAGAACcttgtgttgagttattcattgCATGCTAGAGTGTCAGTACATGAATGCTATGTCTTAGCAGTCACGGTCGTCAGACCACTCATTCCTAGAGGTAGTCATCCGCACGGACCGAGCGAGTATGCCACCCGAGCTTACTGCACCTCTCCTCTCGCCCAGGTCATCGTGACAGTTAACAGTTACGACAgagaagaaacaaaacaaaaaaaaaaaacaaaaaaaaacgatCGATAATGCTTTTATTGTCTGGATGCAGGCACGCAGTTACACTgactttatgtttcaactgtTAACATTTAcctgatctgggtttcaagtttcttgtcagttaacAAGAaaaactgaaactacttcaacgtGTGTTTACTTCAAAtgaacaaaacattcatttggaaattgacttcaaatgagacaatagaAGGAGAGAAAAACTATTGTAATAGCGCTGCAATAGTTGGTCTCAGTAGGTctcaatagtatgttgcaatacacTATCTTTATCGTAATAGCTGTTTCCCTTCAATAACCACTCCCCAGTAACAACTGAATCTCTAACACAATGACCTCTCATTACAAAGGTTATCTCTAACACAATGACCTCTCATTACAAAGGTTAGTCAGTCTGTACCACTCAGGAACAACAGACAGGTGATGGAAGCGCCATTAAAATACCCATGAGAGTCCAAGTTGACAATGTTCTGTTATGAGATATGCCTGTTTGGCATTCTTATTTCGTTCTATTTTGAGTTCGCAATAAACGCAGatataaacaaaaaaatatataacaaatcGGAAATGATATAATgggatatatatacatgcactaCATAACTGACGCGGGCGTGGGTCAGGCGTAGGATGTCTGATGCTCCACGGCGTGATGGTGCAGGGGTTTTATTACAAGCTGCTTACAACTCACTCACGGTGTCCACCAACAAACAAGCAGAATTTACCTGAGAGGAAAGGGTTCGCTGCTCTGACCAGGAGGTCCATAGCCAGATATCCCCGTCACATTTCTGTCGTATCCAAACTTCTCCACGAGTTGCTGAGACACATTGACATCCAGTCCCACCGACACATTGTAACAACACGGGGGGCACTGACAGTTGTCAGTGTCAGCCCCGCCCTTCGCCTCGGGATTTAAATAAAATCCAAAATTTCTCAGATCTGAAATTCCGTGAGGCGTGCTTAAGAATATGAGATCTGGCGCTATCTCGTCTATCTGCTGACCGACTGCGACACAAGCCTTGTGAAGCTCCCATGCCTCCGCTCTCGacgttgtgtttgttgtgttgaagTGAGACGGATCAAGGGCGATTCCTCCATGTGGCATGACATACCCTGCAAGGAGCTTGCATGATACTTCGAAACATCCACCTGTGACAATAACAAGAATCGTCAACAAACTCATCAATTTGCTGTAACGAATTCTCGGTCTCGTGTTCCGCATTGTTGTCGAACGATAGTTATTtagagttacccccctttgATCGGTGCGTTAAAAGTTAATTGCCACTCTTAACATGAGTGGGTCACGAATGGAATCACAGATGCATAGTACAACATTAAGCGTTCATAATATTTTCTGACAACTGTCAGactgtatatatttcatatattgtgattttcttttcttttctcttCTATTTCTTATAGTATGACAAGTGACACTATCTGGCCCAGGGAGATCGCACTAACTGAACTTATCAGCTAGTTCGGGAAATGAGCATGTCGCTTTATAtttgtagttttacgccgcttttagtagtggacttcaaacattgcacACATGAGGGAAAACGAAACCAAAATGCGCAACATTTACCGTCAAATCTTTGACATAAGTGCACTCATGTACGCGCGTATAATTGATTGAACCAGTATGGATATGGTTTGGAGACATTGTCGGCCTATTCGACTGAAACACCACACTGGccaagagttgcgtcccttaggcACACCAATATCTTATGGGTGTGGGTTCGAACGAGACTAAGTTCATAGTTCTGCCAGCACTAAACCCGTACTCATCGGTACAGAACAGTGTGATGTGTCTGCAACCTGTATCGTATCCgggaagatccgggtcagaactgatgcttgtcataagaggggactaactggatcgggtggtcaggctcgctgacttggttgacacgtcacagtatctcatttgcgtagatcgatgctcattttgttgatcgctggattgtctggtccagacacgattatttacaaaacgtTCGCTGGTCATGACGAAgaaacgggttcgattcctcacatggttacagtgtgtgaaaccattcccggtgtcccccgtcgtgatgaCTGGACTATGGCCATACTCACGTACAACCCACACTCACTCTACAAACGTGGTATACTGTAACTTGTGCTAAGCAAACATGCTCAGGACCAAACAAAAGTTAGAATTGCACCAGGAAGATAAAAATACAAAGGGCTTGCCTGATCCGTAATCTGTGTTCAAGAAGTAGACCAAGGTGACCAACTATAATCTGACCACAAGGAGCGATTCTGTTCTTCATACAGGAGTCAGATAAGATAACGGGTCAGGTGCTGTTGACTAAATAGTTTTTAATGGCATGCCACATTTAACTGGTAAACTGAAATGAATTACCCCAGTGTCCATCTGAAGCATATTTATGATATCATTAATCAAGCTGTGCGAATACTGATATTTTCAGTTACCCAGACACAACATATCACTTGTGTTTGGCTGTTACTTTCCACACAATAACTGCAATAAATATGTCTTCAAGTTTGTTCTGAAGTAAGAGTACTCTCTTAaggccgcctttagcaatattccagcagtatcacgtgcaaggacaccagaaatggtcttaacACACATtcacggggaatcgaacctgtgtcttctgTTGTGAGAAGCCACCCCATCAATTTGAAAGATTTGCTTTTTGATTCGCACCAACAACAATTGTGGCGTTATGTATTTTTGTTCTAGTGGTTAACAAATATAATTAAATCGATGGGTCAAAGGGTTGCCACTCTCATAAGCTTGTGTTAAATGTGTCGTAGAGGCAGCTGCTTTGATTTACACCACATCGTCATGACCCCCTTTCCCGGAAAAAACCTTGTGTCTCAAGGATTTCATGGAAAAACTGTCTTATCCCGGCTGAATGTTCCATCAGCCTCCGCGCACTACCTGAACCCACCATCACGGCAGATGGCGGTCCCCAAGTAAATTGCTTCGTATGATGGTTCTCGGTTACTACCCTTAATATCGCCTGCGTATCTAAACAAATATTACAATGCATAAAGACcgttaagatccgggttagaattgctcttcagcCACTCATGTttggcgtaagaggcgactaacgagatcctgtcgtcagactcgctgacttggttcaaacAAGTCATCGAatgccagttgcgtagatcgatgctcatgccgttgatcactggtttggtccagactcgattatgtacagaccgccgtcgtatagctgggatattttgAGTTCGACGTTAATCAACAACTTAACCAATAAACGTAAGTAAACTAGTACGAGAGGGAATCATGACGACtatcaatttttttaaaaaattatacGGCGTAACTGATaaccacccccccacccccccccccaccccccgacGGTGCTCATATGACACTCCGTATATTTACAATTACAGTCACCCTTCCTAATTAATGACAAGCTAATACATAATTATAAAAAATCAGCAAGGAAGTTGTATGCTAGTGACATTGTGCAAACACGATAAGGAAACTCGAGCACTCTTTCCTTGTCGGGTGACGGCACAAGCATGCGCAGTAGGTCGTCAAATTGCCCGGATGTAACTTTACATCCGGTGTCATTATTTGGTTGTAGCTGGGACTGAGAGAAGGTGGGTGTTGCTTGTGCAGTTAGTGTGGGCGCTTGAGCGAAgcttgagtggcattttagaggCTGGAAATAAGTTTGAATAAGTATGAAtggatgacaacatctttaATTCTGTCTGGATCATGACGTATCGATACAGGTTCATGTATCGTTTTTCAAATGTGTACGAGTGCTTCTTTACActactgatttagtggatatgttttgattgtttacatAGCCGATTTTGTTGCcctggcgtgtgtgtgtgtgtgtgtgtgtgtgtgtgtgtgtgtgtgtgtgtgtgtgtgtgtgtgtgtatgtatgtatgagagagagagagagagtgagagagggagagagtaaAGTATACCTGTCGTGAAAAGAgcgagggtagcctagtggtcaaagcgttcgctcgttacaccGAAGACCATGTTTGTTCCCCCAAAtggctacagtgtgtgaaacccatttctgtgatattgttggaatattgctaaacttcTAAACTTGGAGTAAACGTGTCAGACATAATATTCTATTATTATGTCTTCACCATTCGTGTTTGTTTATTCTATAGAAGGAccagttttttttcagtttgcatggaaatataaaaaaattcgGACACGTGGAAATCTTTGTGGAAATCTACGTGTGGAAATCTTTGGAGTATTCTCTGTCTATTTAGTTCACCAAGTTCACACAACCTATGCCACTTGCTTATCAACATCAGATAATAATACGAGTTCCATATTGAATACATATGCTTATTCACAAAAGAAGATAATTATGCACCTGAATAGCATATTTTTGTGGTGTTGTTGGTCATCGCCGcacctgcaatatttcagctataatcTGGCTGTTGGTAAATaaaattaatcgagtctggatcagacaatccagtgaaagtCTCATCTCATACAGGTTCAACATATACAACACATGTACTCGTGTATGGAATACATTTGATGTTCCGTCCCTTTTGAGATTACGAGAGACTATTTCAACAATAAAACTGCAGTCAATAGTAAAAGCATGTAAACTAAGATGTTATATAAAGGTTGGGAGTCTCACCTCCCCATCCTGCTAGTCGTCTCAAGTCAGGGTTTGCTGAAAACCGTGTCAAAGTCTAACTTGGATCTGGAAAACATACAAGACTGAATACAAACGCATTATAGGACAAGGCTGAATCCCACGAGCTACATCAATCTGACCTACGCTTTGACTCAGCCCCTAAAAGTAGTATGTGTAACTTATTGAGAAAACGTGAGCCCAAATATaagatatgttacatttgacctcaTTCTAAAATGGCATTTTGTAATCAACCCGGACTTACCAAATGAATCTTGGTTTGAGCTGGATTGTCTTATAATGTATTTTCCAAATGATAAAGGGCTCCAATTGGAAATTCCCAGTGTGACCGgtattgtttgttgtgtaaggTGCGGGTACAAGGTCCGAGAGCGTGATATAAACAAGGAAGTGTGTTCATAAATGGATTACATATTTACGGTTCGTGTATACGATGTGCTTGTGACACAGTTTGGTGGAATCACAATGACTTGTGTTGTAAGTGGTTGTGCTTCACTGGGCCTGAATCACTTCCTTTTAGTAAGTGCGGATCCCCAGGGCAGACTCTTGTCAACAACGTGTACGGTCGACATGGCGGGGTTGGTCGCCTtcagcctgtctcacagtccctgaaccacattattttgcctgctatcaagccttctctgcagtgctaaaaccttaaaatgaagcaagtctagatttcctcatgtCCAGGTCTGAATGTCTGGTCTACCTAGGTcttcttttcaattaaaatgggtttgtttgtttgttactatcaaaattatacatattcagagacttagcCTTAGTCTAGGTAGTGTTGttattaaagcgttcgctcgccacatTGAATACcagagttcgattctccataggGATACAAAATATGTGGAAGCCACTCCAccggtgtgatattgctggaagtgtctttaaaacatactcactcactcacccgaagATCATCTACATAACTTGTATGGTATTGGTAAacaagctgaaatatgtttgaCAATATGTGTATGTCAATTAGGTAACACATTAAAAGGAAGTGCATGTGATTTACAATAATTAGTCCAGAATGACAGAATAACATCTATTTTCATGTCTTACATTTTTCTGGGAATTAGTACCGTGGGAACGAAGTTTGTAACACAACTACTATTTTTTAAAGCACTCACGGAAACAGAAATAGACAGGTGCAGTTTTCAAGATTGTGCTCTTTTTGAAAGGTTACAGGTCTATTTTTATGAGTTCATTCATATCTTTGCTTGTCAGCTGCAGGAAATTCTTACCACCCATTGTTGATTGTGAGTGAAGTTGTAACATGTTTCTAAATGTGTTGATAATATTCAAATTTGCGATATTTTTACCGGTAAAATGATACTTTCGATGATGAATAGAAGACCAAATTATAGGGTCTGGTTGGAAAAAAGCTTAGTTATTTTAATATATGTTTAAACTACCTATTTTCGTGATTAGAAGTAATGAACAAATAAACGCCAAAATTCATTTTATATCTTTTTCCCTGAGTATTTTAGGAAAACGCAGGACAAGTTGTTTTCTAATCACTTTCTCTGAGACGCAGAGAATTTACCCTTTAattctagtggttaaagcccgTCACgccgtgtttgattccccacattgctacaatgtgtgaagtcctgGTGTTCAggaggaacatgaagttagaaacggattcgggattcgggattcgattttttttcagattcggcaTTCGAATCCCAAATCTTAACTTTTTGTTCATATTCGGGACTTAAATCCTGAATTTGaatttctgtatgtatgtatgtatgtatgtatgtatgtatgtatgtatgtatgtatgtatgtatgtgtgtgtgtgtgtgtgtgtgtgtatgtatctatgtatctctgtatgtatgtatctatgtatctctgtatgtatatatgtatgtatctctgtatgtatctgtgtatatatgcatgtatctatgtatgtatctatgtatctatgcatctatgtatgtatctatgtatctatatatctatgtatgcatctatgtatctatgtatgtatcatgtatgtatatatgcatctatgcgtgtatctatgtatctgtgtatgtatctatgtatgtatttatctatgtatctatctatgtatcatgtatcatgtatgtatctatgcatatatctatgtatgtatctatgtaggtatctatgtatctatttatctatgtatctatgtatctgtgcatctatgtatgtatctatgaatgtatctatgcatctatgcatgtatctatgcatgtatctctgtatctttgaatattttattttcagattcatgattaaaatcttaaaaacatgaacactcaaacctacatttttccacaTGTCAGACTCAACTTTgatttttcttcatattcgggtttcgggatttgaatcccgaatctgaatattttgttcagatccGGAGTTATGACCATCAGTGTCagcatacattatctcaccccttctaaggtactaggggccgctagtaaacctgggtatcgtaaaagcatgaacacccaaacctacatttttccatattttagCCTCAACTTTGATTTTTCtgcatattcgggtttcggcatttgaatcccgaatctgatttttttttcagattcggagttatgaacaaacGTGTGAatgtacattatctcaccccttctgaGGTACTAGGGGCCGCTGGGTATCGTAAAatcatgaacacccaaacctacattttttcatgtttcagccagattcgggattcgaataaTTTTGTACGCTATCGAAAGAGTGATTAGACACTACGAAAATGGATATTATGGCACCATTCATACCGAGGAACAATGCATCAGTTGTCTCAACCCACGTTATAGATGTTTTGTGGGTATCatgaacaaataatattttttatatgtcCTCTTTCATGTTTCTAAGACAGTGTAAGTACATCTGCATTTACATTCTTCTCTTGTCAAATATTCTAAAAGTATTTAAGAAATAATATGTTATTGTGTAACAAGTCAATGAATTGataacaacaagaaatattacagaTTTTAACTAGACGTTCACAATATTTACGCGCGTTAAAGATGGCTGACCTTCCCCAAATCGGTTATAATTGCTTTCATTAATGTATTTGCGCATTTCAGCGATACGTCGTTGTTCGTAACTTGGCATTCCCATAATTAGAATAAACCATTTCTCACAAATGAAATTTCgtcattttaaaacagaaaagaCACGGTTAAAGGGAGACATTTTCAAATCATAGTAATATCAAAATCGTGAAATCATGATTGTAGTCACTAACAACAAAAACTGCAAACCATTCGCCCATATACACACATAACGTTAGTAAGCTGGGACGACTTGTGTCCTCACAaacacaagaacatatatgattTCTTAATGTTGCATGTGAAAACTGTGATGAAATGAAACTAGAAACGTGTCGCCTTCGTGTgttcataaaattattacatgttggatatattgatgttaaaaTAGTGCTGGATActgtctaaaatatttagataagGTACAAGTAAGTAATTAGGTGGTATGGGATTTTCACGGTTGATTGATTAACTGATTAACAGATTTTAGGCAGTATGGGAATGGAAGAGTCCAACTTGAGACATGAGAGGGGTGTATCACATgtcaaataataaataacacaaggcaaattaaatatatatggacaattttaatgataaatTATCTGTAATAATCTGTCAACAGTTTAATAGTTCAGATACATTTCCATATTTCAAGCAACACAAGAAGATATCAGTCTTTCACATTCAGAAACAAGATCACTTCAGGTCACCTAGAAGGTCAGCCACATTGTCCACAAATTCCATCACACCCAACTCTTGGCTGATCAGCTTGTCCTTCGCCCTTCGGATCTTATTGTCTACAGCCACATACTTCTTCTTCCTTCTGGGTTCACGC
The window above is part of the Haliotis asinina isolate JCU_RB_2024 chromosome 1, JCU_Hal_asi_v2, whole genome shotgun sequence genome. Proteins encoded here:
- the LOC137288232 gene encoding uncharacterized protein isoform X1, whose product is MRNTRPRIRYSKLMSLLTILVIVTGGCFEVSCKLLAGYVMPHGGIALDPSHFNTTNTTSRAEAWELHKACVAVGQQIDEIAPDLIFLSTPHGISDLRNFGFYLNPEAKGGADTDNCQCPPCCYNVSVGLDVNVSQQLVEKFGYDRNVTGISGYGPPGQSSEPFPLRWGEVIPLHFVGSPGLSRARVVIISQPSRRYTDQVAMIPELLKLGSDIYTYLEGLPERIVMIISADLAHTHLPDGPYGYSNTSEPFDMAVGEWAASLNEHALLVTASQLVDRALSCGYTGLVMMHGVFSAGGLSSWQPDLLVNHHPSYYGMLVASMTRRNIVRVS